A region from the Xiphias gladius isolate SHS-SW01 ecotype Sanya breed wild chromosome 20, ASM1685928v1, whole genome shotgun sequence genome encodes:
- the scpp8 gene encoding secretory calcium-binding phosphoprotein 8: MKLLTTALVIILLTTTSAKSIRRRWRHDADVAGNDMKQIWLDGNGRFWWPNESSNNRDSSSESEESSESSESSESQSSEESSEEVLVTDQTTAPMTTAAMTTAAMTSVTMEEGSTVTPESGTSNTDKPNVTETMPIATSPGDVTHCVTEEIPTAFPVTETRGDN; the protein is encoded by the exons atgaAGCTTCTGACAACCGCCCTCGTAATCATTCTTCTTACAACAACCTCCGCTAAATCG ATCCGTCGGCGCTGGCGTCATGATGCCGACGTCGCTGGCAATGACATGAAACAGATATGGCTGGATGGGAATGGGAGGTTTTGGTGGCCTAATGAATCTTCCAACAACAGAGACTCTTCGTCAGAGTCAGAGGAATCATCTGAATCAAGTGAGTCTTCGGAAAGTCAATCTTCTGAGGAGTCATCGGAGGAAGTTCTTGTCACCGATCAGACCACAGCACCAATGACAACTGCTGCCATGACCACCGCCGCCATGACATCTGTCACTATGGAAGAGGGAAGTACGGTCACCCCTGAATCAGGCACAAGCAACACAGACAAGCCGAATGTGACAGAGACCATGCCCATTGCCACATCACCTGGCGATGTGACTCATTGTGTTACCGAGGAAATTCCAACGGCATTTCCCGTCACAGAAACCAGAGGAGACAACTAG
- the parm1 gene encoding cell wall protein DAN4, with amino-acid sequence MMRVGLQSLLTYLLLGHTVTLQMADQFTTPNSSPPNLWSGTASSEPINRINSHSTTPVINSHSTTPVMHSSGTTPVTNSRSTTPVTNSHSTTPVMHSSSTTPVTKSSSTTPVMHSSGTTPVTKSSSTTPVMHSSSTTPVTKSSGTTPIMHSSGTTPVTNSRSTTPVMYSSSTTPVIYSSSTTLSAKHTATTDAVTLTPTSGSTEENNTSGSKTSLQTEASSTSSSSSSSPLSSTSITVQSQNPTSGPQSTSVTIVTTRNNSIITTHAGITSPSPIQTTTTTTTTTTTRTTQTTTQNLAGHNSKTWSSGRIAALTSLFIVIVIAVLGGVYYYKIRHTSYGPLLDNDYSTLGTFNNPIYDP; translated from the exons ATCTACTGTTGGGCCATACAGTAACCTTACAGATGGCAGACCAGTTCACCACACCAAATTCATCTCCACCAAACCTTTGGTCAGGAACCGCCAGCTCCGAGCCCATAAATCGTATAAATTCCCACAGTACAACTCCAGTAATAAATTCCCACAGTACAACTCCAGTAATGCATTCCAGCGGTACAACTCCAGTAACAAATTCCCGCAGTACAACTCCAGTAACAAATTCCCACAGTACAACTCCAGTAATGCATTCCAGCAGTACAACTCCAGTAACAAAGTCCAGCAGTACAACTCCAGTAATGCATTCCAGCGGTACAACTCCAGTAACAAAATCCAGCAGTACAACTCCAGTAATGCATTCCAGCAGTACAACTCCAGTAACAAAATCCAGCGGTACAACTCCAATAATGCATTCCAGCGGTACAACTCCAGTAACAAATTCCCGCAGTACAACTCCAGTAATGTATTCCAGCAGTACAACCCCAGTAATCTATTCCAGCAGTACAACTCTGTCCGCCAAACATACAGCTACCACCGATGCAGTCACACTAACCCCAACATCTGGCAGCACTGAGGAAAACAACACTTCAGGCTCAAAAACTTCATTACAAACAGAAGCCTCCTCCacatcctcttcatcttcctcctcacccCTATCATCTACATCTATCACAGTTCAGAGCCAGAACCCTACTTCAGGGCCTCAATCAACAAGTGTGACCATTGTGACGACAAGGAACAACAGCATAATAACAACTCATGCCGGCATCACCAGTCCCAGCCCTAtccaaaccaccaccaccaccaccaccaccaccaccaccagaacAACCCAAACCACCACACAGAATCTGGCAGGACACAATTCCAAAACTTGGAGCTCAG gacGTATTGCAGCTCTCACTTCCCTGTTCATTGTAATTGTCATTGCAGTGTTAGGTGGGGTGTACTACTACAAGATCCG ACATACATCCTACGGTCCTCTACTGGATAACGACTACAGCACTTTAGGAACCTTCAACAACCCCATTTATGACCCTTGA